The stretch of DNA AAAAATTCCACACACTAATGGATTTCTGCACACTTAAGTATGCAGAAAATTTCCCAAAAATCATGCTTTATGACGCACACATCCACCTATCGGATCCAGAGTATGAAAGCGAAATAGGTCTGATCATCAACTCGATGCACCAAATCGGCGTCAAAACATGCGCAGTATCAATGGATGTCCAGTCATCTAATGTCACACTGGAGCTTGCCAAAAAAAGTAATCATGTCTTGCCGTTCATTGGGATTCACCCAGAAAAGGCATCAGATGATCTGGATTCAATGGTATCGCTAATTGAGCAAAATGCCAAAGTCATTTCAGGAATAGGGGAAATAGGCCTTGATAAAACCTACACAAAAAACGATAACGAGTTTGCAAGACAAAAACAGGTCTTTACCAAATTGCTAGACTTGGCAGAAAAACACCACAAGCCAGTATCGGTACACTCGCGCGCAACACTGGATGAAATATTCCAAATTATTCCATCTTACAAAATTCCAGGATTTTTGCTGCACTGGTTTGCGGGAAGCAAAAAACAGCTAAGGCAAGCAATGGATCTTGGATGCTATGTTTCCTATGGTCCAGTATCTGTGTATTCACAGGACAAACAAGTCCTAATCTCTCTTACAAACAAAGACAGAATCCTAGTGGAAACGGACGGACCGGTAAGATTTTCGCGCTGCTTTGATATGAAGTCCGCTCATCCAAGCTTTATTCCAAGCGTTGTGTTTTGCATATCCAAAATACTTGGAATGTCGTACGGCGAGGCTGAAGAAATGCTTGAAGCGAATTCAAAACAATATTTGGGAATATAGGTATAATATACCCCACAAAGGAATTCCCATCGTGGATAGAATAAAGAGACTCTCAATGCAAGTCCTTGATCAACACAAAGACAAGTTCACAGTAGACTTTGCAGACAATAAAAAAATTCTAGACCAACTAGCAGTTGTACGCTCTAAAGGCCTCAAAAACGAGATGGCAGGCTACATCACAAAGCTTCTCAAGCGTGAAAAAGACTACCTTTCATCAAAGGAAGCACCAGTTGAAGAGGAAGACGTAGAGGAAGTTGAAGAAAACCAAGTAGAGGCAGCCGAAGAGGAAATAGTACAAGAATCAGAAACACAAGAATCCGAGATTCCTCAAGAAATCACAGTCGAGTCCGGCGAAGAATCTTAAGCAATACCTTTCTGTCGTTATACAATGATTACAATCAAGCTCTTAGGTGGCGCAAAAAAATCATTTGGCAAAGACCTAATGCAGGCAGATCTTGACAATACCTCCATTTCAAAATTATTGGAATATCTCTTATCGATAAAGCCGGCAAACACACTGGAGCTAGACACCAAAAACGTCCTAATTGCGGTAAATGGGGCAGACTCATCCGCACTGCAGGGCCACAACACTATACTGCACTCGGGAGATGTGGTAAGTATCATACCAGTAATACATGGTGGTGCAAGAACCCAGTTTGTCATACAATCAAAGAATGTCGAGCTGTTCCATATCAAAAACAAAAAGGGCAAAAACTATGACTATCTGAGTGTGCTGCGAAAAAAGTTTCCAAGCATAACAATAGAGGGTATATCATCGAGACAAATAGCAAGCATACTGCACGTCAAAAAAATACTGAGCGTATCCATGTATGCAAAAAAGAACAATTTGTTATTGTCAAAAAAATTCGAGACTGACATTTTGCTTAGGTTTGCGGCAACCACACAAATCTCGGCCGCAATAAAGCTAGTAGGCATTGAAAAAACAGACACATTTACCATAATTGCAGTTGGCTCAAAACTCCAACTTGACAGGATGCGTTCGCACTTAGAGGAACGTCTAGTGGATGTGATCTATTCCAAGAACATATCACACATCCAAAAACAATCTCACATATCAAAAAAGCATCTGGGAATAATAGATTCAAAAAACCCGCTTGAAGACCTGCTAGCAGAAAAGGCAGCAGTATTATTCCAGTGAGCCGCGTTTTTCTCTTTGTATGCTCAAAATGTCTACTTCTTTGAGCACGGAAACGCCGGTAATTGCGCCCAAGATCTCTACTAGTATGATCCAGTCGTATTTTTCCAGTGAGACCTTGTTTGGGATCTTGTTTGCAATCTGACTGATTATCTCGCCTGATGAAATCTCGGAATTTCTTTTCTCTATTGTTATGCGATATGTCTGGTTTTGTGCAATTTTTTCTGATTGTTTTATTGCAGCATCTGAGATTTCTGTAACATCTGTCCTTGTCACTGAAAATATTGGAATTGCGCGCATTGTGTATCTAATAGACCATGGCTCGTCTTCTAGCTTTTCTCGAATCTTTTTTATCAGATCCAGAGGGTTTGCGCTGGTGTCTATATACAAAATTCCGGAAAATTCTGTCATGGAAATTTTGGGGTCCTCATCACCAAGCTCGGACAACAATTCCTTGATCTCCTCGGTGGTTTCGCCCTCAAAGTGTCTTGCACAAGTAACTAGGACATTCAATGAGTACAAGCTAAAATCCAGTACATATTTAGCTTGATTAAAAATTAAATAAAGAAATTCTATACTAGTATCATGAGCACAGAGCCTGATCTCGAAAATGACTTTGAGGACGACTTTGAAGATGCTGAAGACGAAGAAATAGAAGATGAGGATTTTGATTAGATAGTCAGACCGAAACTGTCTGCGAATTTGTTAAACGTGTTGTATGCTTGCAGGAAATCTCTCCCGGTGCTGCTTATTTTGTACTTGCATGCACCATCGGAATTGGTCTGCTCTAGTAATCCCTGAGACACCAAAGTGCCCAGTATCTTTGATATTCTCCCATGGGAGATGTTTGCCTTTCGTATCAAATATGTGATGCTTGCACCCTCTTCGTCTGGCAAGTCGTCGCGGGTTGTAGTTAGAATATCTCCGATTATTTTCATGTGGGTTCTGTATACTTGCATTTTGACAAATTTTTTGTAAAATTATTGTTGAATATATTGGCAGGATAAGATTTTTTGACAAAATAATGTCATTGAGCTAAATTTGAGCCTGAGCTAGAGATTTTCATCGAACTTTATCTTTGTCAGGGGAACCTTGGTAACCGGAATAAAGAGCAGGCCTAGTCCCGTGATTTTGATGGAAATTGACACTATATTCAGTATGGATTGCGGAAATACAAAATAATACCAACCCAAAAACTCCCCAAATCCCAACAGTGCAAGGCCAGCTGCCACAAATATGGCAGTCTTTCGCCTACTCTCAAAATACGACATCATTGTTTCAATTGCGCCGTACGCTAGCAGGATAAACGAAATGGAGCGAATCACGTTTTCTATTGATGTAAATGAAATCAAAAACAGTGGCAGTATTCCAACTGATCTCAGATAATTTGATCTTGGAAAAAACGACTTGATTGTATGGGAAAACGCAATGAAAAAGTATCCAAGTGTCTGCACCGCAATCCCAATTGTCTGAATCCATCTCTGCGGCTCTTTTGGATCAAATACGTACGCATCAAGTGTTATGCCAAGCCACATTATCATAAAGCCAATTCCAATTGAGAAAAACGCAAGTGTTAGCCGAAATAAAGTTGGGCTGCCAGTGTTCCTAAATCCAATGTATGACAGTATTCCAATTATGATTCCTACGGCAAATCCTACCAAATTCAAAATGCTTTCTAAAAAAAATACTTCCATGTACTTTGTATTGGATATTTGATTTTAAAAGTTAGTCCCATTCATCAAGCGTTCCGGCAGTCTGCCCCTCAGTAGAACCCGCATAATCGCCCAAAATGTCTGAATATGTCACGTCATTATGCGCAACATACTTGACATATTCGCCATATGACATTTCCAAGTTACAGTCTTGGCATGTCACCAAAGTAAAGTCTTGCGCCAAGTCTGCATTGCCTTTGCATTTTGGGCACTTGATCTTCACACAGAATGTACTCTAATTCTGTTATTATTCATTGCCAAAAAAAGAATAAATTGACTACACATGGAGCAAGTTTGATGGCGCGAGTTTGCACAAAATGCAAAAATGAGATACCTGACTCTGAGCAGCTTGACGCAGTGGGCGGAACATATCCGTGCTGTACCAAATGCTGGGAGGAATGGAAGACCTATAGAATAATGGTCATGAATGAGCTAAGGCTGGACATGTCGCTGCCAGACCACAGAAAACTGCTCAAAAAGAACGAAAAGATCTTTGTCGGGGTATTGTCGCCTCAGGGAGACGTAATCGACTTTTCCAATGAGGACAACCGCAAACCAGACAAGCCACAGGCCTAAAGACCGAGCCTTTCCTTTGCGCTATTTGGTATAATCAAGAACAGCTGCCTTTTTTGCTGCTCTGATAATCCAGAAAATATCTTTTGGACAGATTCCGCTATAGAGTCTTGGCTGGACTTGTCCAGCGACAAGAACACCTCGAGAATCCCGTCCAGGTTAAAGAGAATCAGTTTTTGCGGGTTTCTGAGGACTTCGAACACATATGCCGATGCAAGTCCGATTCGCTTCTCCTCAGGCATTGCAGATAGGATCTCAAGCCACGTGGCAAAAAGCTTGGCAAAGTTTGGAAACGGAATTGTGGGGCCTGCCTCCAGCGCATTGTTGATTATCTCCATCTGATCGGGTGCAGACAATGTGAAAAACTCTTCCATTCTTTTTTTGAGGATTGGCTTTCGCAAAAAATCTGGTAGGTTTGCCAAATTTACTATGATGTTTCCTGCAAAGTTTGGGTGCGACAATCAAAAGTCGCTTTGTGTCGGGGCGTTAAAAATTTAGATCGCAATTCCATAACTTGGCTTAAATTAAAGCTCAAAATCTCATCCATTGATGCCCTCGACTGTTGTAGTTGGTGGATTTTTTGGAGATGAAGGAAAAGGCAAAATCATCTCATATCTGGCGCAAAACGACAACCCAAGCATTGTAGTCAGGGGAGGGGCAGGACCAAACGCAGGCCACACAATAGAGGATGGCAACAAAAAATACAAAGTTCGAATGCTGCCCAGCGGATTTTTGAACAAAAAGGCAAGACTGATGATAGGTCCAGGCGTTGTGGTACATCCGGATGTCTTGCACAAGGAAATTGAGGAATTTGGAACTGCTCAGAGATCCTTTGTTGATAATAACTGCGGCATAATAGAAAAAACACACACCGATGCAGACGGCGGAGGCAGGCTAAAGGAAAAAATCGGAAGCACCGGTTCTGGCACGGGTCCTGCAAATGCCGACAGAGCCATGCGTACGCTAAAGATGGCCAAAGAGATTCCCTCACTCAAGCCGTATCTAATTGATGTGGCACAGGAACTCCACACAGCACTGGATGCAGAGGAAAACGTCCTAGTTGAAGGCACACAGGGAACATTTCTCTCACTGTGGCATGGGACATACCCATTTGTCACATCAAAGGACGTCACAGCCTCAGGAATATGCGCAGACATTGGACTTGGCCCAAAAAATGTCGACGACGTAATGGTCGTCTTCAAGTCTTATGTTACACGCGTAGGCACAGGAACACTCCAGGGTGAGCTGCCAATGGACGAGGTGGCAAAGCGTGGCTGGTCGGAAATAGGCACAGTAACAGGCAGACAGAGGCGTGCAGCCGAATTTGACTTTGCGCTTGCCAAGCGTGCAGTCATGCTCAATTCCGCAACACAAATTGCGCTCACAAAACTAGATGTATTGTTCCCAGAATGTGCGCACAAAAATTCATTTGAAGATTTGAGCGCAGCGGCAAAAAAATTCATCACAGATATAGAAGACAAAACAGACGTGGCAGTCATGCTGATAGGCACAGGCCCAGGCGTTACTGATATCATTGACTTGAGAGAATAATTGTTTGGATAATTTTTGCTAAACTTTATTTTGCCAATTGTTTTACTGGACTCGTGGAAAAACCAAAATCTCCTAAATACATTCAACTAGCCTCACAATTAGAATTCTCACGCCTAGTTTCTGCGCTGGAGCGAGTTCCACGCGTATCATTTATGCACGAGCACGACGGCAAAAAAATTCTTGCAATTCAGATGGACCTGCTCAAAGAGCGCCCAATCATATACTATGTACCACTGGACAAAAACGGCCACTATTTGGCATATGGCTTCAAAAACGGCAAAGAGGAAACATCCGTAGTCGATGCAGTATCAGAGCCGACAAAACTATACTCTCCAATAGTCAAAATCAAGGAACTACCGCCATCGCTTCGACAGCACTCTGATGAGCAGCTGGAAAAATACGAGCTAATCGAGCTTGAAGACTTGGCAAGCCTTGCAAAAATAAGCCATGGATACGAAGAAGCGCCATTTCCGCTGTTCTCATTTCCGCGGGGAGACAAGTGGCTAATTGGTGTCTTCATGAACTTTAACGAAGACGGCCCATCATATTTCTGCCATGTCACACTTGATTCCGAGCCGACACAGCCGTTTTTGAAATATTCAATGTTCAATGGCAATGCGCCTGTCTTTACCGACAACCTAAATGAGCACGGCTATTCGTACATCAAAATAATAAAGCTAGTAGAAACACACCCACTAATCCATTATGAATAATTTTTCAGAGCGAATCAAAAAACTAGCTCGACAAAAAAGCCCGCTTATTTTGGCAAATGACTATGACGATCAAAAAAATCTAGAATCTCGAACCCTAAAAAACATCAAGACACTATCTGATTATCTTTGTGCAATCAAGTTTAACTTTCATGTTTTACTACCATTAGGAGAAAAACAAATAACCAAAATCACAAAAGCAGCACATCAAAATGGATTGCAGGTGATTGCAGATATCAAGCTAAATGACATTGGAAACACAAATCTGGTTGCCGCCAAAACATTGTGGGATTTGGGCTTTGATTGTATAATAGTAAACCCAATGATGGGCCCAGGAAACCTCCAAAAACTAATCGAGCTGTCTCACAAGAACAAAAAAGGCGTCATTTCGCTGTGCCATATGAGCTCCCCTGAAGCCAAGGTAACGTACGAGCTAGGCGTAAAACTAGGCTCAAAGAGCACACAACTCTACAAATTATTCCTAGAATGGGCAACAAAAATGTCCGCAGACGGAATCATTGTGGGCGCGACATTTCCAGATATCATACAATACTGCAAAAAGCAAAGCCGTGGCAAGCTAAATGTATTTTCGCCAGGGATCGGCACGCAAGGTGGCGATATTTCCAGTACGGTGTCTGCCGGCTCTGACTATCTGATCGTCGGCAGAACAATTCTTGGATCAAAAAACCCGGCACAGACTGCCAAAGAAATGGTAGGCCTAGCTTGCAAAAACTAGGGATTTTGATTTTTGCAGTAAACTTTTTGCATTCTGGTATGTTGTCTTGGAGTGTGCCAAGTCATATTCGAGCCAAACATGATCCAAGTGCTCGTGCGATATTGTAACGTCACTTGTCTTTGTTGTGCCCAAGAAAAACACCACTTCTTTTTTGACTAGCTTGCCGTCATACTGGTAGGTGTAGTGGATTTTTTCCTCAAAGCCGTCGATAAATTCAATGTCGGTAATTCCAGTTTCCTCTCTTGCTTCTCTAATTGCTGCCTGCCTTTCATCCTCTCCTTTTTCTATTCTGCCCTTGATAAAGTCCCAGTGGCCCGACGGATAGTGCAAAAGCAAAAACAGTTTTCGATCTACGTCTTTTCTAAACAAAACAATTCCGGCTGATCTCTCAGATGTCTCTTGCATTATTTTCCAATCCTTCTGTTTCTTTTCTGAAATGTCCTAATTGCCCGAAGCAGATCAATCTTTCTGAATTCAGGCCACAAAATATCCATAAAAATTAGCTCACTGTATGCTCCCTGCCAAAGCAAAAACCCACTCATTCGCTGTTCTCCGGATGTACGCAATATCAGATCTGGCGACTGCTGGGGCAAGTGCGCAGTATACAGGTTTGCCTCTATTACGTCTTTGTTGATGTCATTGACACTGATACTACCGTCCTTGATTCGAGCGGCAATCTTTTTGACTGCATCTACCAGCTCGTTTTGTCCTCCATATGCAATTGCAATATTCAGATAATGATTGTCGTATCCTTGCGTGGCTTCGTCTAGTCTTTTGAGAACATTATTTATGGAATCTGGCAACAATTCGGTTCTTCCCATAGCCTTGACGCGCATCTTGTTTTTGTGAATTCGCGGGTCTACGTACAATTTTTCCAGCCTTTGCCGAATCAACTCGTAGAGGTATTCCAACTCATTGTCTTTGCGATCCAGATTTTCAGTAGACAAAACATACAGAGTGATGATTTTGATGTCTAGTTCTTCGCACCAATCTAAAAAGTTCTCCACTGCGTCGGCTCCCTTGAAGTGGCCTTCCTTGGACATTGTCAGTGCTTTTTTTGCCCACCTTCTGTTGCCATCCAGTATTACTGCAATGTGGTTTGGGATGGTGCCGCACCTGATCTCATTTTCGAGTCTTTGCGTGTATAATTTGTAAAAATAGGAGAGAAACGGTTTTGCTTTTTCTATTCCGATAAGACTTCTCCTCCCTTCTTTTTCCTGTATTTTCGGAATAAGAAGGTAGCAGATATCAGTGTTATTGCCAGGCCTGCCAAGAATGGCGGAATCAGGGTAAAGGAGCTCTCATCATTGACTAGCAGATTTGTAAACTGGTATACCGTTGGATATACTGAAACTAGCACAATCATGCGTAAAATATCGGTAATCTGCCTGAGGCTTCCCTTTAGCCAGTTGCTTATCAAAATTCCTCCAAATATTGCGCCTATTCCCATCCACAAAAATGGCAATGCGCCTGCAATGAACTGGCCCAGTGTCACCTTGTCTGCAAATATGTTTGGAACACCTGAACCCAAAACTTGTGGGTCCAAAATGTTTGTGTGGATTGCAGAAAATCCAGACAATATCGATGCCAATGCAATTGTAATGCCAGTTACCACTGTGAACATTCGAATCAGGCCTGCAGGTGTAGGCTTTGCCCAGTTGGACCAGGCCCTATCTACATCAAATGCGCGGATCAAAAATGCACCGCCCAATATACTGACTAGTACTGCAAAGATTTCTTGTGTATATCCGGATATGGTGCCGATTCCGCCAATTAATAGCAAAATTCCAGGCAATCCCAAAAAGAACTTTGAATATTTTGAATCATAAACGATCATCTTTAGATATTTTCCAAAGACCGCATAGGAATACTCGACACTCCTACTTACTCGCATCACGCATCTTTGGACAGAAACAATTGGCACGACATTTTGTATTATAGGTATGACACTTTCGTCATCTTCGCCATCTGATACAATGACTGCGCCGTTTGCCGAAAAGCTGGATAGCACCGACTTTACCTCGCGAATTATTTTTTCGTCTGCCTGGACTCCCCTGTCACTTACTCCTGCAACCACGATTACCTCTGTTTGGTAGCCTTTGCTGATCAGGTCTTCGTACGTCTTTATTGCATAGAAAATAGAGTTTGCATCGGCATCCTCTGGGTCCTGCAGTGCAAGCTTTTGTGCAGCTTCGATGCATGCGTTTCTGCCAACTACTGGTGTTAGAACACCAGCTTTATCGCCAACATCGTTGTCCCTGTCTACACAAATCACTAGCAACCTGCTTGTAAGTGGCGTATCCAGTTTCTTTTCTATTTTAGAGTCTAAAGACAATACGACTATACATTGCAAAATTACCTATTAACGATTTCCAACCATTCAAAATATTACAAATAGGAATCTAGGCTCATCTAGGCTGGACGGGAGTCGTTTGATGCGGCAAGCGAGTCCTGTGCCTGGGTTAGGTATTGCTCTAGTTTTGCCTTGTCTTCTGTTATGTCTGATGCCGGGTCTGACTTTAGCTTCTCTGCAATGACTGTCGTCTCTCTGAGATAGGTGTTGTATGCTCGAAGCGAGTCTGCAAGTGCCGAATAGCTTTGCATCCATTGTTCTGGCACATCTGGCTCTGTTATGCTGATTATAATGGAGCGAATCTGGCCTGACGATATTTCTGCAATCGCGATATAGTTTTCCGGTGTGATTTGACCTGATAACATCTTGTCAAATTCAATCTTGTCGGATTCTGAGATTGCCTTTTGCTGATCAATTAGTGCGTCAAGCTCGTCACTGGGATTTGAAATCACAATGCTGGACTGGTTGTTTTGCGGAATGAACCAAACTGCAAAACTTGCCACAGTGATGGCAGCTAGCACCCCTGCAGTTATGATGAATCCTTTTTTTGATTTCAACTCAATCCAAAAATTGCACCCTATAATATAATTGAAATCCACAAAAAATTGACATGATTTTTGCCAAAATTTTGCATTTTGTCTGATTTGATGTCATAATTAGCAAAAACAGGCCAATCCAATTTGGATCGAAATTCGCAACTAACTACATCTCACAAATGCAGACTAGTCCATCGTATAGTAAAATAATTTTTACCGTTTCTTGCTAAATACACGCATACTGTAGACCAATCACAATGGCTCAAGCTTACTGTGTAAAATGCAGAGCAAAAAGGGAAATTAAAGATCCTAAACCAACAAAGCTAAAGAATGGTCGTCCAGCTGTTAAGGGCGTTTGTCCAAAATGTGGTACCAACGTCTTTAGAATCGGCGCTGCTTAAGCTAAACCACTCTTTCTTTTTGACTTAAGCTCATATAGACAGAGCTGTCTCTATTTCTTATTGACCAAGGCAGACTATGAAAAGCTCCTAAAGCGAATCCAGGACAAGATCTCCGAAAAACAGACCGATGTCGTGGAGAGATTTGAGCTTCCATCGCCCAATGTAATGTGGGAAGGCCAGCGCACCATATTGCACAATTTCATGGACTTTGCAAAAAAGCTGAGACGAGACCCAGACAAGGTTCTGCAATATTTGGCAAAGGAATTTGCAACCCCAGCTGAGCGGAGCGGAGACAAGGCAATCTTTGTTGGAAGGCGCGAACCACACGACTTTGTGAACCTGCTTAACATTTACGTCAAGGATTATCTTGAATGCCCAACCTGCAAGAGCCCAGATACCAAAATAGAGCGAGAAAACAGAATCACCTTTTTGATATGCGAGGCATGCGGCGCAAAATCATCACTCAAAGGTAAATACGCATAATGCGATTCTTCGTCAAGACATCTAACTATCAAAACAGCAACATGCTAAACATGTGCGATGAAGACCTTCTAGGCAAAGTAATCAAAAACGGCAAACTGCAAATCAACATCAGCAAAAGCTACTATGGCCAAAGACTAGTTGAAAAAGAAGAAGCAGAAACACTACTACAAAACTGCTCCGTCTTGAATTTGGTTGGCACAAACACCATACAAATGTCTGTTCACCTCAAAATTGGCTCGCAACAAGGAGTCAAGACAATAGACGGCGTTCCATTTTTGATAGTATTCAAAATGTAATACACACAATTATATACAAAAATTTCAACCCAATACCATTGGGAAAGCGTAAGGTTCTAAACGAAAGTGAGCTAAAAGACATCCAGCTGCCACAGCAAGGCGAGATGTTGGGCAGGGTCATCAAACTCTTAGGAAGTGATCAAGTGCTTGTAAAATGCACAGATGAGAAAATCCGAAGAGGAAGAATTCGTGGAACACTCAAGCGCAGAATTTGGATTAGAGACAATGATGTTGTGATCATTGCGCCATGGGATTTCAAACAAGACGACCGCGGCGACATTACCTGGAGATTCACGCTGTCCCAGGTGGACTGGCTCAAAAACAACGGTCATTTGCCAAAAGAATTCTAATGATGTACAAAATTGTCTGAAGACGATTTTTCTGGAATAGAAGAAATAGAAGACTATGACTCTAGGTTTGCAAAAATCTTTCCAAAGCAAAAGCGGCGCAAGCCCCAAGACGGATTCAAAAACAACAAGGTAGTCAACCAAGTCCTTGACAAGACTACAATGTTTACCATGTATGAGATGATAAACGCCAAGATAATCTCATACGTAAACGGCATAGTAAAGGCAGGAAAAGAGTCTGCCCTGTTTTGGGCAGTCGACCCAGAAGGAAAGGATGTGGCACTCAAGGTATATCTGACATCGACTTCGAGTTTTAAAAAACGCGCACCATACATCTTGGGTGATCCAAGATTTTCCCACCTCAAAAAGGGCACGAGAAACATGGTGTACCTTTGGGCCCAAAAAGAGTTCAAGAACCTCAAACAATGCATCCGACACGAGCTGCCTGTGGCAAGACCACTCCACGTATCAAAAAACGTGCTTGCGATGGAGTTTGTCGGCAAAGCCGGAGTACCTGCACCGACACTGCATGAAATCGAAGTCGATGAAAACGATTATGCGCAAATAATTGACTTTATCACAAAACTCTACAAAAAGGCAAAACTCGTCCATGGCGATCTCTCTGAATATAATGTGTTCAAGACAGAAGGCGGCCTAGTCGTTTTTGACTTTGGATCAGCAGTTGACACAATACACCCAAATGCTCAAAACTTTCTTGAAAGAGACATTAAAAACATGTCATACTTTTTTGCAAAAAGAGGACTAACGGTTGCAAATCCGACTGACGTCCTTCACACAATAACATCATGAGCTTTGATAAACTAGTAAGAATTCCAGTGGACCGAGTAGGCGCACTAATTGGAAAATCTGGAAAAGTCAAAGCCCAGATAGAAAAAACATGCTTTGTAAAACTGGAAATAGACAGCGAGACAGGCGAAGTGGAAATAGTAACGGACGGCCAAATAGATCAGATCCAGCCGTTTAAGGCAGTAGAACTAGTCACCGCGATAGGCCGCGGATTCTCGCCAGAAAACGCAATGAAGCTAATGAGGGAAGATTATGTTTTGCATGTGATGGATCTGAGAGACTTTGCAGGTAAATCCCAGCAGCAAATTGAAAGGATAAAAGGAAGAATAATCGGAGAGGGAGGTAGAGCAAGAGCAAACATGGAAAATCTAACCAATACTAGTATCTGCGTTTATGGAAAAACTGTTTCAATAATTGGAGAGCCAATTCAGATCAAGCTGGCAGTCTCTGCAATATCATCAATTTCTTCTGGAAGCAAGCACGGCTCTGTCTATGGAAGGCTGGAAGCAAACAAGAGAAGACAAAAAATAGAGCGAATGCAGTTGTGGGAAAACAAAG from Candidatus Nitrosotenuis aquarius encodes:
- a CDS encoding TatD family hydrolase is translated as MLYDAHIHLSDPEYESEIGLIINSMHQIGVKTCAVSMDVQSSNVTLELAKKSNHVLPFIGIHPEKASDDLDSMVSLIEQNAKVISGIGEIGLDKTYTKNDNEFARQKQVFTKLLDLAEKHHKPVSVHSRATLDEIFQIIPSYKIPGFLLHWFAGSKKQLRQAMDLGCYVSYGPVSVYSQDKQVLISLTNKDRILVETDGPVRFSRCFDMKSAHPSFIPSVVFCISKILGMSYGEAEEMLEANSKQYLGI
- the cgi121 gene encoding KEOPS complex subunit Cgi121, whose translation is MITIKLLGGAKKSFGKDLMQADLDNTSISKLLEYLLSIKPANTLELDTKNVLIAVNGADSSALQGHNTILHSGDVVSIIPVIHGGARTQFVIQSKNVELFHIKNKKGKNYDYLSVLRKKFPSITIEGISSRQIASILHVKKILSVSMYAKKNNLLLSKKFETDILLRFAATTQISAAIKLVGIEKTDTFTIIAVGSKLQLDRMRSHLEERLVDVIYSKNISHIQKQSHISKKHLGIIDSKNPLEDLLAEKAAVLFQ
- a CDS encoding THUMP domain-containing protein, yielding MNVLVTCARHFEGETTEEIKELLSELGDEDPKISMTEFSGILYIDTSANPLDLIKKIREKLEDEPWSIRYTMRAIPIFSVTRTDVTEISDAAIKQSEKIAQNQTYRITIEKRNSEISSGEIISQIANKIPNKVSLEKYDWIILVEILGAITGVSVLKEVDILSIQREKRGSLE
- a CDS encoding winged helix-turn-helix domain-containing protein encodes the protein MQVYRTHMKIIGDILTTTRDDLPDEEGASITYLIRKANISHGRISKILGTLVSQGLLEQTNSDGACKYKISSTGRDFLQAYNTFNKFADSFGLTI
- a CDS encoding Fe(2+)-trafficking protein produces the protein MARVCTKCKNEIPDSEQLDAVGGTYPCCTKCWEEWKTYRIMVMNELRLDMSLPDHRKLLKKNEKIFVGVLSPQGDVIDFSNEDNRKPDKPQA
- a CDS encoding adenylosuccinate synthetase yields the protein MPSTVVVGGFFGDEGKGKIISYLAQNDNPSIVVRGGAGPNAGHTIEDGNKKYKVRMLPSGFLNKKARLMIGPGVVVHPDVLHKEIEEFGTAQRSFVDNNCGIIEKTHTDADGGGRLKEKIGSTGSGTGPANADRAMRTLKMAKEIPSLKPYLIDVAQELHTALDAEENVLVEGTQGTFLSLWHGTYPFVTSKDVTASGICADIGLGPKNVDDVMVVFKSYVTRVGTGTLQGELPMDEVAKRGWSEIGTVTGRQRRAAEFDFALAKRAVMLNSATQIALTKLDVLFPECAHKNSFEDLSAAAKKFITDIEDKTDVAVMLIGTGPGVTDIIDLRE
- a CDS encoding orotidine 5'-phosphate decarboxylase, whose amino-acid sequence is MNNFSERIKKLARQKSPLILANDYDDQKNLESRTLKNIKTLSDYLCAIKFNFHVLLPLGEKQITKITKAAHQNGLQVIADIKLNDIGNTNLVAAKTLWDLGFDCIIVNPMMGPGNLQKLIELSHKNKKGVISLCHMSSPEAKVTYELGVKLGSKSTQLYKLFLEWATKMSADGIIVGATFPDIIQYCKKQSRGKLNVFSPGIGTQGGDISSTVSAGSDYLIVGRTILGSKNPAQTAKEMVGLACKN
- a CDS encoding bis(5'-nucleosyl)-tetraphosphatase; this translates as MQETSERSAGIVLFRKDVDRKLFLLLHYPSGHWDFIKGRIEKGEDERQAAIREAREETGITDIEFIDGFEEKIHYTYQYDGKLVKKEVVFFLGTTKTSDVTISHEHLDHVWLEYDLAHSKTTYQNAKSLLQKSKSLVFAS
- the uppS gene encoding polyprenyl diphosphate synthase produces the protein MRCGTIPNHIAVILDGNRRWAKKALTMSKEGHFKGADAVENFLDWCEELDIKIITLYVLSTENLDRKDNELEYLYELIRQRLEKLYVDPRIHKNKMRVKAMGRTELLPDSINNVLKRLDEATQGYDNHYLNIAIAYGGQNELVDAVKKIAARIKDGSISVNDINKDVIEANLYTAHLPQQSPDLILRTSGEQRMSGFLLWQGAYSELIFMDILWPEFRKIDLLRAIRTFQKRNRRIGK
- a CDS encoding DUF373 family protein, with translation MSLDSKIEKKLDTPLTSRLLVICVDRDNDVGDKAGVLTPVVGRNACIEAAQKLALQDPEDADANSIFYAIKTYEDLISKGYQTEVIVVAGVSDRGVQADEKIIREVKSVLSSFSANGAVIVSDGEDDESVIPIIQNVVPIVSVQRCVMRVSRSVEYSYAVFGKYLKMIVYDSKYSKFFLGLPGILLLIGGIGTISGYTQEIFAVLVSILGGAFLIRAFDVDRAWSNWAKPTPAGLIRMFTVVTGITIALASILSGFSAIHTNILDPQVLGSGVPNIFADKVTLGQFIAGALPFLWMGIGAIFGGILISNWLKGSLRQITDILRMIVLVSVYPTVYQFTNLLVNDESSFTLIPPFLAGLAITLISATFLFRKYRKKKGGEVLSE
- a CDS encoding DUF5679 domain-containing protein — its product is MAQAYCVKCRAKREIKDPKPTKLKNGRPAVKGVCPKCGTNVFRIGAA